The Astyanax mexicanus isolate ESR-SI-001 chromosome 21, AstMex3_surface, whole genome shotgun sequence genome contains the following window.
attaattttgccactttttcaccATAAATATAATAAAGTGTTTTAGTAAACATTTTTAGCACCAAAAGACACAACATTACTTAAATAAgtcattatttaatgttttgtttaattcTTGAGCAGTACTATAAAAGTTGCACTTTATCATTTCCGACTAAATCATTTCAGTTGAAggatattcagtgcatcccttgtCTGATGTGCCTTAATGAGATTCAATTTGTTTTACAGGGTCTCTTCTGTAATTGTATTTTTATCCAGACCGTTTTTACtcatcctctaagaaaattacagccACAGATGTTTTTCCACTGATCTCACAGGTGGTCTGGTAATTTTATGTACATGCGGTTTACCATTCAGTAAATTTACCAGTCAATAAAACTGTGGGTTAATCACACGCTGTGATGATATGTGATCAAAATCACACAATGTATAAATCGTTTTAGTTTTAGATTAGAGACGAGCAAACTTCCCAAAAACAAAACTGTCCCACATTAGGCTAATTCACTATTCATATTACTAATATTATCACAGTTTATATTAATCACTCCAAATTACAAAAAGTTTGTAAGGGCCATTAGCTTGTTGTaattcttccaaattaaacttttattattatttttttaactctgaatctaataacatatttaatttttttaaaattgtactggtcaaactcaggcagctttacttattttttccacaaggtttctaagccaaagatgGTTACCAAACTCATGTGGccattaaaaagcatgtttaaatacaACTCTAACTCTAAACTCGAATTCctctgattttctctcaagaaagctttattttaaagaaatggtttgactgcatgttcaaataattgaaaattatgacaaaaaacagtcctgttaatggcactcattcctgttactggaactcactcctgttactttttatgttttgagtaacatgaattaaagtaacaggaattcaTTTTTAGcttagaattagcaaaaacatgaaaaaatagctaaatggcagctatgacAATAttatgaggacactgagcacattctagagattttttctaaaaaattgtattttaaaaataaacaaataatatataagaattatatattgtgttgagattgacctccttaTTCATAGTTACAATAAAATCCAatgtacagaaaaacaaatgagggaacttttCCTTTACCCgctgtagatgtgacttgtagaatgctttcagatgtttcagatggggtaatgtgttacagtaacaggactgagtaaaaccCAGGAATAcaactaaaatatgtattttaacttaaatatgatggatttattatgaaaaataataaatccataagaaatatttttaaaacataaatgggatttggagtcacacaacaatgcaaaaaagttctaagtagttttaattattatttttaaataatactatgcttaataataaaaatgatttattattagttcatttgtgtgcacatttatacatgtaatttcctggggacagaaatgacaTGATTCAGCAGAATATTCCATAATCAAAAACTTTCTGaatcataaaatgtaaattattgaAACTGGTTTCTCCTAGCAGAAATATGCAAATGTCCTTACAGTCTCTTTGATCATATAGACATGTCTGTTGTGTGATTCTGGCCAAAAATGAGATATTAAACTGCAGTTATTACTGCCGTCtgaatgcaggagttttatcactgaggagACAAGTACAGTTTTTATTGAAAGCACTTTCTGATCACCTAATCTAATCTGAAGGCAGCTAATAGAGAGTATTTTTGAGCTGGTATATCAAGTTTCCATGCTGCCAGGAATTCTGCCAAAAATAACTTATGCGTTTGGAAGTAGGATTAAAACAGCCTCCATGTGGTGTAAAGATTTTACTAGTTCAAAGACTAACATATCAAAGGTTTTTAATTATTCTGATTTATATGTAACACATCACAATTCAGCCAATTGTACACAAACTTATACTTGCTTTTTAAGGTGGTAATTACAGATATATTTAAGTGTGGTGTTAATGCATTTTCaaacttatatatattttagacttCAGGTTAAAGAAACAACATGTAGTGAATGAGAGGAAGCACGTGTttcaaaacactggagagagagagtgatctgCCCTGCCTCCTTCTCCCCAGACACTAAACTTACAAGGGTTGCCAGGTTGGGGTTTTTGAATCCACACAAATGATAGCAACAGCAAGCAATGTTGATTAGCTAATGTAAACGTTTGTAAAGTTTTATACTGTTTGCACTTTATGAACTAGCTCATGGATTTTAGCTAATTGTGTTAACTGTTACCTATCTCAATGCACCAGCAAAAAGCTGCATCGCCCAAAGCTAATTCAGTTATCCAGAGATGCCAGTAAAAAGATGCCAGTGCCTAAACTTAACATGGAAGAAAGTAGTACTTccttactgtacttaagtaggtTTTTGAAGTATCTGCACTTTACTTGAGAATTTCCGAATACTTTTTACTTCCGCTCATTTCTATTCACTCAGTTCAGTGCAGTTTCTTATCAGTCAGTAACTGCATCCTTGGGTTTGTGTGAATGAACAAAACTGACTAGAGGTACATTTTTTTCAACATATCTGGAGTATTTGCACGTTTACTTAATAATGGGACTTGTGTACTTGTTCTAAAAAAGAGGGCACATGACTCAAAATCCTGGTGTAAAATAAACGGTACAACAACAGTTTACAACAACTTTGAATTTCTATAACAGTGGATCAGCAGTGGTTCAAACCCTCATGCAGTTTGGACtgcgtgtctctccactcttcctccagactctgctccttgATTTTCAAACGAAATGTAAAAtttgctgatgatcagtgatagatcagtggagagtcatgtcatctgctggtgttgatccacagtgttttatcaagtcagtgtagtgtttttccatgcttccctctgctgacaacttttatggagctgtggatttcatttttcagcaggacttggcacactgcccacactgcaaaaagtaccaattggtctaatataatattaaaactttctgagacactgatttttgggtttgcattggctgtaagccataatcatcaacaatggaataaatagatcactgtgtgagtaaaactgaattactgaagttttatacttttcaatgatactctgttttgagatgcactagttttGAGATACATGGGTTAAAGTGTAGGATCTAGGGCTGTTTTGGGCTCATGTTGAGGTTTGTTTAGTAGCTAAGTCACCCAGAATTCCACCTAGAAAAGTACAGGTCTAACTTTTCTCAAGAAACTAAAGCCACATCTAGTCTACTTTTCTTGGGGTAGACAACTTTTTTCTGTGATAGACATGTCCCCCACCCCTCCCTATCCAGTGTCTCCAAGAACTTCATTGGTCATGGTATGCTGTTTCTCGcctggaaagtgtgtgtgtgtgtgtgtgtgtgtgtgtgtgtgtgtgtgtgtgtgtgtggtgacgtCAGGCGGGGAGCAGGAGCGCTGGCCCCGGGCTGTGTAGCGCTAAACCCGCGGAGGGAGCGGAGCGGGACCCGGGCGGCACCATGCTGGACTCTCTGGCACTGCTGCTGGAGAAAGCGTTCCTCCTCGCGCACTTCGACCTGTTCAGCGCACTGCCCCGCGGGGAGGAGCGGCAGCGGAGGAAGCGGGAGAATGAGGCAGGGCTGGAGGCAGAAGCTGAGGCTGAGTTTGAGGCAGAGTTTGAGATGAAGAAAGAGCCCGAGAAGCTCCTGCAGCGCGGAGACCTGCTGGAGGTTCCCCGCACCCTCTTCATCCACTTCGGGATCTACCTGGGCGGCGGCCGCGTGGCTCACCTGATCCCCGACATCCTGCCGGTTGTAACGGGCGACCGGCGCCGGATCGGCCGCGTGGTGAGCAATAAGCGGCTGCTGCTCGGCGTGCTGTATAAGAGCGCCTCGGTCCGCGTGGACTCGCTGCAGGACTTCGCCTACGGGTCCCCGGTGCTGCTGAACACGCTGGACGCGGCGCTGCGGAGACCCGCGCTCTCCGCGGAGGAGGTGGCGCTCAGAGCCGAGAAGCTGATCGGCCGGATCCCCTACAGCCTGCTGTGGAACAACTGCGAGCACTTCGTCACCTACTGCCGCTATGGCGCGGGGGTCAGCCTGCAGACCGACCGGGTGAGACCAGCCTTCATATCCCCTTCAAACAAAGAGCAGCTCCAAACTGGTTAAACTGGTCCACAGTCTTATAGTTCATCATTtagaccagtggttctcaaactgtggtacgagTTTCACTGGTGGTAACCTTAGAAAATCATCTGCTTGCATTTAAATATTAAGAACTGAAATCTATAAAGTTTCATCTGTAATTTTCTATctaacattacattagttagtGTTTAGTGCTTTACCCGTTAAAACCTGTCTGTAAGCTACacttctctccctcactctcagaactacagttttatcattattaacatcacttttattggtcctacagtaaaaccTTGTGGAACACCACAATATATAATAACCTACATCAATCAGCCAGTCACCAAGAGTTACTACACTacacttttaaaaaggtaaaaaaaaaacactgtagttcactgcttgGCTCTCAGGTAGTTTATTTTCCTCTTCTGAGAGTCTCAGTAGGAATACtgttaaccagaaacaataaccaATCAAATAATCTACCTAATCATATTAACTTTCAGACTACTCCACACAGCAGCTGAAGAACAATTGGCTTGTTTGTAGGTGGTACTTGgaggttttagtttggtcattagTGGTACATGGCCTGAAAAGTTTGAGAACTACTGGTTTAGATGATCTTCAGACATGTGATCATCAACCTGACCACGCTAGCTACTAAagaggggtgggcgatatggccctaaaacaatatgaagatatttcatggtattaaaatgaagagaccccttcagtttctgaatcagtttctctgattttgctatttatatgtatatatttgagttcagaaatcaatatttggtggaataaccctggtttgtaatcacagttttcattcatcttggcatgttcttcttacacactgcttttgaataacattatgccacttctggtgcaaaaattcaagcagttcagtttggtggtttgatggcttgtgatcatccatcttcctcttgattatattccagaggttttcaatttggtaaaatcaaagacatttttaaatggtctcttagtttttccagagcagtatctCGATATATCCATAGGCCTTCCTATAGCAAAAGCAGTCTTATTCGAGTTTCACTTCAGCTCACACCAAGTGCTTGTTTTGTGCTTTTTGGTATGATGATGTTTCTGTTCAGACCAGTTTGCTCATTACAAACGTCTTAAATATTATATAGAATAAGGCTAcatgcacattatattgtttcaATCAATATCATCACGATGTGTGTGAGAGAAATTATCATATAGGCTACCAGCCCAAACTAGTCATTGATTTATTGTGTAATCTGGcggacaggacaggacagtttTGTTTGAATTACGGCACTATTCTGGAATATATCCAGCTCTTTCGTTCATTtcccataaaaaaaaatccagttttctAGTCAGTGGAAACATATATTCCTCAGGAAATCTGGGTCATTGTGGCGTGTCGAGCAGAACAACGGCGTCTTTGAGTAGAGGGGCAGGTTTAGTCCAGCACGGCAGAGAGGCCAAGTCTCAGGGATGCAGGAAATAAGTTCACTACACTAACTTGGCTGTCTTGTTTCCCTTCCACAGTTCTGTGAGTGCCTGAAAACCATCGTCCAGGATCAGAGGAGCATGCTCATGGCCACAGTCATCGGAGTGTGTTTTATGCTTTTCCTGGGATTATCACTTTCCACAGCACTTCCAACCCTCTTTATTCTCTTCATCCTGTGGATGATTGGATAAGAGATGCATCTCGCCACGTTTCTACCTCACTGAACTGAATCTGGGCAGCATCTAGCATTCACTGTCATTACTTTGACCATGACGCTAACCACTTAATGTTTTGTACTTTACTCATTCAACATTAATAAATGTGCAAACTTTACTTCTCCAGGCGACTGCTTTCTTAACTAACTACTGCACTCTACACACAACCTGGAGTTAGAAAGACTGTCTCAGCTATGACGCTGCCCTTGTTGCGGTTTTTCTAATAGTGGATATCATCGCTGTCTCACAAGTCTTttaaactttacaaacaaaaaaaaagtcattttggacCATTTGTGTTGGTCTAGTCACCCTTAAACCTCATCCTGACTTAATGTAAAGAAAAACTTTACATTATTATATAAGGTTTACATtgtcaaaatgtgaaaacaaaaaaaatggacatACAAGTTTTTGTAGGACCATAATGATGTGTATATTATTCTGTCTTCAAGAAAGACAAGAAATGTGTTTAGTCTTTGCTTTAGTATTTTCATAAGCATATTAATCCAGATCTTTTGGTATTTTTGTTTGTATCATCTCATGTACCAATAAATATAACCTACCTGGAAGGTAAAATCTGGTTTCCGCAATGCTCTAGTGCTTTTAAGAAATGAATTCCCTGTCTTTATTCTCCTTATAGAAGTTCTACACAGTGTTTGTTGTTTGGTAAAGACATGAATTGTGCAACATGGTTTCAGAGTCTGAGAAAAATACGTTCTCCAGTTACAGCATCCACTTCTCCATTATATAATTTACTTTATCTGGTTATGTGTAACTGTTCCTCTGGGGAATGTGGGCCAAAAATAGAATCTTAGATTTCTTCACCTCTGCACAATAGAATAGTGAGACCACACAGGCATTGAGTAACCAATTATGCATTGTTCCGCTGAGCATGTGACCTGCTTAATGACCAATACGTATGAAAATGTTCAGCACCATAATCCCCCTGCCCCTCCTCACCCTGTCTCAGGAGGGATAAAACTGTTAAGTGCCAAGCAGTCTAGAGAACGACCACGTCGGCCCTCGAGGATGGTTCTCCTGCAGTTCCTCAGTTTCTTTTTCATCGGTCTGACCACAGACGAAAACGAGAAAAACGGAAAAAAGAAGACGAAAGATGAAAAGTATGACATTTCCTTGTTTAAAAGGGGGGACCTCCTGGAGGTGCCTCGAACCCTTTTCACCCATTTTGGGATCTACCTGGGGAACAACCGTGTGGCTCACCTCATTCCAGACATCTTACCGGTTATCTCGGCTGACAAGAGTGCCATCGCCAAGATGGTGACCAACAACCGGCTGATTCTCGGAGCTATAACGAAGCAGGCCAGCGTACGTGTGGACAATATAGATGACTTTGCCTATGGAGCAGAGATCCTGGTGAACCACATGGACGAGGTGTGCAGTCGGCCCCCGCTGGAGGGTGAGGAGGTGGCCCGCAGGGCGGAGAAGTTGCTGGGCTCAGTGGAATACAGTCTGCTGTGGTACAACTGTGAACATTACGTCATGTACTGCAGATATGGCACCAGCATGAGCTTTCAAACCTACCAGGTAAGATACCAGGAAAGCTACAGTCTCAGCTTTACCATAGAGTGTCCTTAGTTGTTAAAGATTTTATAGGATTTGGCTATTCATGGTTTTAAAATCCATCCTCTTTATTGTAACTAGAGGTGGGCGAAATGGACCTAAAGTAATATCACTATATTTAATGTTGTTTTCACAGTAACTATACACTTGGCAATACGACAAAACATTGAACACtacaatactgcaacaaaatgaaaattacattctatttttgcatacaatatatggcacacccctaactgagataaatatatatatatatatatatatatatatatatatatatatatatatatatatttttttttttttttttttttttttttcagatttgtaacggaagtcaatgatccagaatatcatgatactaataatactgcactccaaatatctccatattatattcaggattaaagtaaatgatactggacagatataatctatatataatgggaaatgagaacagtgtaaatttttcttttgctaaaaacagcaaaaagaaaaaaaagtagctCCCTGATGTAACaattaggggtgggagatatggcaccatattgtagggtataatatcgttcaccatattcaaaaaaaGGTTGGCGATATTATTCGAATGTGATGTAGCACCCCTCTAATTGAAATGGATATTGAACTCATTGGAACTCATGTTTAAGATAAAGTCTTCATATTTAAGAATATTAATGATACGATCTGGTATATGTAAAATGTTAATGGCAGATATTTAAGACTCACAGTTTAACAAATGGCATGAAAATGTAACTGAACCTTATTGGACAGCTTGAACAGTTTCAAGCCATTTACACATACCCTGACATGCCACGTTCCACTGGGCATAAATTAGTATCATGTATAGTATAACTCTTGCCATGTCCTGTAGAAGCTAAAATGGTGCACTGGTTTCTGCCATTCACTGTTCTATAGCCAGATGCCTTCTGGTCATAATCATTAGCACCCACTGCACAGtcaactgtgggtggtaatgccctctATATTGTATTCCATGTACACTGACGACACAGGATCAAAAAATGGTGAATGTCTGCACTATCAAGCCTCGCTCAATCTCTGAAAATTAAGGTCGCCTCAAAAAGATAACAACTCACAACGTGTATGTGGGGCCATTCTCAAGCCATCCTTGGAATAAATTGACAATTCATCATCAATCTTAAGTGTAAAACAGTTGAGACATTAAGTAGTAGACAATTTAAGACATTAAAACTGTGCTGTTTGCTGTTTGTGTCAGTTTTGATGTTATTTAGATCAATTATTTAGAAAAttgataaattattttagtttatttttaataattattactatataaactatacaattatttgtagTAAAGATTCAGTAACtgcaattaaataatatataacctGTAATTTGAGGTTAAGGGATTGAGATGTTGGTTCATTAggttttaaaggggcactaaacccaccctcagctcaaattataAAAGGCTAAAAAacaggaggggtagtttgggaggggccctgggtgatgtatgggtttagaggcagggcaggagggagagctgagtggctgagctgcagcagcagtgtgcctctgatagaggtgagatgcagatgattgaacgtcagcaggggggaggtattattgatagactgatctgcatattgtgatgtatctGCGTACtaaagtacacaaacacatcatcctcacctataacacagttaaacctgtgagggcgctgctgaggcagaaatgaccacaatgaaagtgttttttacaggttaggaaatgtttattaaaaatgtttaacatGACTGTGACTGaaggtttcattacttcaaaggaacgcatttcagctattaatggagaaaaaatggtttagggtttagtggctctttaaagggttaatctggaATGTTTTATAATCTTCACATTGAGATTTCAGTTTGTTTACTTTATGCTTGTTTGACTTGTTTGCTAATCAATGTTTAAAATCATCTTAACAcataaaaatcacataaaaaagcTTTAAGCTGTAGATGTGGTTAGTTTCTATTAAGAAGTTATCTAAAACTAGAGGAGTGCACTATCGCCACCTTGTGTTTAATCTTTGTAAAGACCACATTTACCCACTACAACTGTATTATTCTTTCTTCTCCTTTTCCACAGTTTTGTAAAGTGGTGAGGAAGATTGTGCTGAGTAAGATCAGCTCGGTCCTGACTCTCCTGCTGTCTCTGCTCACTTTAGTGTATCTgggctgtctgtctgtccatggTGTCCTGCTAACAGCCGTCATCCCCTTCGCCATATGGATGGCATCGTGATTGTCTTGTGTGTCGAGAGAGGGCGAGATTTACATTAATATCAGTAACTTATTACACATCATTATTAAATGCACATTATGCAGCTTCACCGATTGGTTCAGGCTGTGATTGATCACTATTTGCTAAAGGCGTTAGTGGTGCTCCTAAAATGGTACGGGGTCAACAATCTGAAAACTGTTCGGAGCAAAAGGATGATCAGGAGTTCCTGATTGAACACACACAGTTCTGGTGTTATCAAAAgtaatttattattatgttacgTTCAAGTGCTAAACAATAGAGATTTATGTTGTAAGAGTTATTGTTGTGCTGATTCTTCAATCTCAACTCTGTTACTTTAACTTGTTTAACAACATTCACATTTTTAATCACTGTGGGCAAATattcttaaaaatgtaaaatgagtGTGAACATGTGAAATTGCAcaagaaaagacaaaataattatctttaatttttttaattacataattacagtaGCGCAGGCAAAATGCCACGCCAAGCATGTAATCAATCATTGGCAGTCTTTGTGCAAAATTGTAAAAgtgctattaatttttttttccttactgtacttcaataaacatattaaatctaatcgttgtgttttatttatcatttaaattaAAGGTTTCTCCAAAATATTTGACCACATTGAATTTTGTTGGGCACTATTTCTTTTGCAGTGGTGAAGAGTAACCgggtaaatgtaattagttactgtactgtactgtgggTGACTTTTTACTGCAACACATCACATCTCTACATTATACAGTCAAAACATTTACTTTTCACTCAAATATATGATTCAGAAACACAAAATCACAACAAAATGTTTTTCCCCTCTTTTCCCCGTGTATCCTTTCTTATTTTCTCCTGTCCTGtctccccctcctccctccccatGTAGATGTGTGTATGGATAGGGTGATGGCTAATTTTACCGGTACTTGTGACTATGTGACAATAAAGGcgttcattcattaattcattcatttatcactttgttttttaaattgttttgacCTGTTGAACTTCCAGGTGCAGAATATGGTTGAATATCAGAGTAAATCTGTGGAAGTGTCTATGTCAGATCTCTATCTCGGGCTCCCTGATGCtcacaagtcagataaaatctcctgaAATCTAGCACGAGCCACAAATGGACACGCAGGCGACACAGACTTATTTCCCCAATTGCGTGTGGGAAAGAGAAAGCCGCTCCCCTCGTGTGCATCTTCATGAAGTgaatgcaaaacagagagggttctgattggcccgttttctgcaaagagtctgtgagtcagccaatcagtttttagtgtggacaGGCTGTTTTTTTGCCCCTCCTGAATGGGATGCACAGGGGTGGATTcggaagttctggggccccaagcaatgttttttctgggggccctgatcaaatgtattcttttgtatagcaaaatgcagtATTGACTCACTTTACATTGATAATGTCCTCCATGTTCAATGACCTACGGGCTCTATGTAAATTTTTATCAGTTTTAAGGAGAAGAAGCTTCTTTTTCCTAAAGCAACAGTGATAGGCTACCTTGCCTAGCTTAACTTGCGTGCACAGTGTCgctttggtgtaaaaaaaaaaaaaaaggaaatattgcatttcagtgttttttggggggtttttttTTCGTATTTTTGACAACCTTTTGGCCAGCTGGGGGCCCCCTGGGGTAAAATCCGCCCCCTGGGGAAGCATTCAGTATCACGGctcccattaaaactcatttcacctctgactactctaaagtatatccatgtctggtaaaagtaaaaaacaatgaaagtcttgcctgcTGTCTAGTTTGTAagagtgattttagcattgcccacaggggaacaaaatgattatatatataacaatatataaaatgACTGCAAATTAAATTGCAAGTTTaataaaacatgaattaaaaaatatatatatatctttcttaGCTATAATGCTGGACTGGTCCCAACATCTTTCTGTTCCTTACAGTATGCTGTACGCAGCCCTTTTTCCTCTTCCAAAGCAGCACGGTCTTCTGGCTCATTCTGACTTGTCTTTGCACCATCTTCAAGGATAAGCTCTGGCAACACAGAGAAAACCACAGCCAAGACAAACAGGCTGGTGTTACTCTCAGatcaatacaatttaaaacaataTGCAATTCTTTAAACCTGGAGCAGTGTATCCAGTTTGTGAGTTGGCCGTTTTGACACTGTTAAAAATTCCAGTATATCTTTTCTTCAAAGAGGATAAAAACTTGCAACTTTAGTCGTGATTTAGGGAGCGGACAGATAAAAACAACAGAACTGATTGTAACTTTCACTCCCCTCTGTGTCAATTCTGTTATTTCTCTAAATAGTTTTTAAATCTCCAGCAGCTTCTTTAACTTTTCAAGCCTTTTTTGAGAACACGACCAAACTTTTAAAGATCACACTGGAGATCTGCCTTCACTTATCTCAGTTTTTAATTTGACCTTGTGCTAAAAGCAGCAGTGAGGCCTTTTTGCCCAAATTCAGCATCAAACTTATCTTTGAATGATGTGATTGTGTGCAACAGTGAGCTCATTTTAAATAGCTTTAAAAGAGAATGAACTTTGTTTGTCTTATCAGGTCTCTTCCTCCCACTGGCTGAAGTTTGAAGTCAAAACACTGCAAGCCGTGTTGTTTTATTATAGGAAGGATTCTGAGGtgattctaggatcagaggtttaggggtACTGAGCACCGAACCACACAATCCTCTCTTTAAAAAGTACACAAAATGTAGGAGTTTCTGGGAGGGTGAGAgggtcattaaaaaaaacagaataatttaCATTCTAATCAGACGTACACACAATTATATACAGGTgacaggtgtgttactttcattttatacatattttaagcAGATAAGAAGATGAAACTGTTGGAGGAAACATTCCTCCCACCGCTGCATTTTCCATcatctggtctaatttaaatcACTAAAACTACTCAGAACTCAGTAAAGGGTTTTCAGGGCATTATTTAGTTTCACTTTATTCTCTCAGTGATCTTCTATTACAACATCTAAATTCcctctcccgaattccaaataaaaatattgtcatgtagagcatgtatatgcagaaaatgagatgaaatgtctaaagttcagaaatcaatacttggtgaaataacccttgtttttaatcacagtttaatgctggcatgttctcctccaccagacttacacactgcttttggataacttttttagctgctttactcctggtgcaaactttcaagcagttcagtttggtggtttgatggcttgtgatcatccatcttcctcttgattatattccagaagttttcaatttggtaaaatcaaagaaactcatcattttgaagtgctctctttcttctttttttccagagctgtgtataacatatatatacttt
Protein-coding sequences here:
- the lratb.2 gene encoding lecithin retinol acyltransferase b, tandem duplicate 2 — its product is MHCSAEHVTCLMTNTYENVQHHNPPAPPHPVSGGIKLLSAKQSRERPRRPSRMVLLQFLSFFFIGLTTDENEKNGKKKTKDEKYDISLFKRGDLLEVPRTLFTHFGIYLGNNRVAHLIPDILPVISADKSAIAKMVTNNRLILGAITKQASVRVDNIDDFAYGAEILVNHMDEVCSRPPLEGEEVARRAEKLLGSVEYSLLWYNCEHYVMYCRYGTSMSFQTYQFCKVVRKIVLSKISSVLTLLLSLLTLVYLGCLSVHGVLLTAVIPFAIWMAS
- the LOC103023667 gene encoding lecithin retinol acyltransferase — protein: MLDSLALLLEKAFLLAHFDLFSALPRGEERQRRKRENEAGLEAEAEAEFEAEFEMKKEPEKLLQRGDLLEVPRTLFIHFGIYLGGGRVAHLIPDILPVVTGDRRRIGRVVSNKRLLLGVLYKSASVRVDSLQDFAYGSPVLLNTLDAALRRPALSAEEVALRAEKLIGRIPYSLLWNNCEHFVTYCRYGAGVSLQTDRFCECLKTIVQDQRSMLMATVIGVCFMLFLGLSLSTALPTLFILFILWMIG